One stretch of Pseudoramibacter sp. DNA includes these proteins:
- a CDS encoding 2-hydroxyacyl-CoA dehydratase: protein MSETYRMGLDVGSTTIKVVVLDQNDQILFSDYRRHRSNIQQSMSALFKDIADALGDFKAHVSVTGSGGMLAANWLKIPFIQEVVAGTRAVEEKIPETDCAIELGGEDAKITFFGASVEQRMNGTCAGGTGAFIDQMASLLKTDAGGLNELAKHHTTIYPIASRCGVFAKTDIQPLINDGAERADIAASVFQAVVNQTISGLACGHTISGHVAFLGGPLYFLSELRQRFIETLKLKPEEVEFPEHSNLFVALGTAYASEKQPVVSFSELISRMDKPFTDEIGLGHLDPLFKDQTELDEFMARHNRDKVKRGQLTAYKGPVFLGIDAGSTTTKAAVIGKDGELLYSFYSSNEGSPLKKAIEILKDIYRKLPEGAYIANAASTGYGEGLIKSALKVDIGEVETMAHFKGASYFKPDVDFILDIGGQDMKAMRIRSGAIDSIILNEACSSGCGSFLETFAKSLNLPISQFVEEALTAKRPSNLGTRCTVFMNSKVKQAQKENATVGDISAGLSYSVIKNALQKVIKVHNPKELGKNIVVQGGTFNNNAVLRAFEKITGRDVIRPDVAGLMGAFGAALIAKERWHEGTESTVLKLEDLDTFTTTVKHRRCGGCSNNCQLTINIFEDGSRHVTGNRCEIGAGGVRNKDHMPNLYQYKYKRLFDYEPLPEDQAPRGTIGIPRALNQYENYPFWFTFLTSLGYRVVLSSKSTRKIYEKGMSSIPSESVCYPAKLTHGHIQDLIDKGVKKIWYPCVAYEEKEFDSADNCFNCPIVMSYPETIKYNMDSLKTAHVKFMNPFLSLDNHKRLEERLTEVFAGEGVSAEEVSEALKKAYVEKYNVIGDLLQKGKETVQWLRRNHKKGIVLAGRPYHVDPEINHGLDNVITSLGMAVLTEDSVAELNPEDNEQPLRVLDQWKYHSRLYRAAEFVTKHDELALVQLTSFGCGLDAVTSDQTQEILEHKGKIYTLIKIDEVSNLGAIRIRLRSLKAALLERDAHHIKVPGKTLTKKVPFTKEMRKKHTVLCPQMSPIHFDLFSTAMNASGYNFEVLPAVDQKAVDAGLSYVNNDACYPSILTVGQIMAALKSGKYDLNNVSVIMSQTGGPCRASNYVGFIRKALKEAGMEQVPVVSINTVGLEDNPGFKITPNMAHRIVVAAVYGDLFQRVLYATRPYEKVPGSANALYEKWREKVRHNIIHPFGRTFKKNVRDIVREFDELPRVDKTIPKVGIVGEILVKYHPTANNNLVKVLEKEGCQVVSPDIIDFFLYCSYNAIYKHDVLSGSAKAKTANELVIKVVEHYRKNMKQALNESRHFSAPSTIQKKAKKATELISLGNQAGEGWFLTSEMMELIESGVENIVCVQPFACLPNHVMGKGMIKPIRRRYPYANIAPIDYDPGASEVNQINRIKLMVDTAWKNLEKKERGKKAEA, encoded by the coding sequence ATGAGTGAAACATACCGCATGGGCCTCGATGTAGGCTCGACGACCATCAAAGTTGTGGTTCTCGATCAGAACGATCAGATTCTTTTCAGTGATTACCGCAGACACCGTTCGAATATCCAGCAGAGCATGAGTGCGCTTTTCAAGGATATCGCCGATGCTCTGGGAGATTTCAAAGCCCACGTCTCTGTGACCGGCTCCGGGGGGATGCTCGCGGCCAACTGGCTGAAGATTCCCTTTATTCAGGAAGTGGTGGCCGGCACCCGGGCTGTCGAAGAAAAAATCCCGGAAACCGACTGCGCCATTGAACTCGGCGGGGAAGACGCAAAAATTACGTTCTTCGGCGCCAGCGTCGAACAGCGGATGAACGGCACCTGCGCCGGCGGAACCGGCGCCTTTATCGATCAGATGGCCTCCCTGCTCAAAACAGACGCCGGAGGCCTCAACGAACTGGCCAAACATCACACGACCATTTATCCTATCGCGTCGCGCTGCGGCGTCTTCGCCAAAACGGATATCCAGCCTCTGATCAACGACGGGGCAGAACGAGCCGACATCGCGGCTTCGGTGTTTCAGGCGGTCGTCAATCAGACCATTTCAGGCTTGGCCTGCGGCCACACGATTTCCGGGCACGTCGCCTTCTTGGGCGGCCCGCTGTACTTCCTCTCCGAATTGCGCCAGCGTTTTATCGAAACCCTGAAGCTCAAGCCGGAAGAAGTGGAATTTCCGGAACATTCCAATTTGTTTGTGGCCCTCGGGACGGCCTACGCCAGCGAAAAACAGCCGGTGGTCAGTTTTTCGGAACTGATCTCCCGGATGGACAAGCCCTTTACGGACGAAATCGGCCTGGGCCATCTGGACCCTTTGTTTAAGGATCAGACGGAACTGGATGAATTCATGGCACGCCACAACCGGGACAAAGTCAAGCGCGGCCAGCTGACTGCGTATAAAGGCCCGGTCTTTCTGGGCATCGACGCCGGGTCCACGACGACGAAGGCTGCTGTCATCGGCAAGGACGGCGAACTCCTTTACAGTTTTTATTCCAGCAACGAAGGCAGCCCCTTAAAAAAGGCCATTGAAATCTTAAAGGACATTTACCGCAAACTCCCCGAAGGCGCCTACATCGCCAATGCCGCATCTACCGGATACGGGGAAGGGCTCATCAAGTCAGCCCTCAAAGTGGATATCGGTGAAGTGGAAACCATGGCCCATTTCAAGGGCGCCAGCTACTTCAAGCCGGACGTGGATTTCATTTTGGATATCGGCGGCCAGGACATGAAGGCCATGCGCATCCGCTCCGGGGCCATCGACAGCATCATCCTCAATGAAGCGTGTTCGTCGGGCTGCGGCTCCTTCCTGGAAACTTTCGCCAAGTCATTAAACCTGCCGATCAGCCAGTTCGTCGAAGAAGCGCTGACGGCCAAGCGGCCGTCCAACCTCGGCACCCGCTGCACCGTTTTCATGAACTCTAAGGTCAAACAGGCCCAGAAGGAAAACGCGACGGTGGGCGACATCTCCGCCGGCCTCTCTTATTCGGTCATCAAAAACGCCCTCCAGAAAGTCATCAAGGTTCACAATCCCAAGGAACTGGGCAAGAACATCGTCGTCCAGGGTGGCACCTTCAACAACAATGCGGTGCTGCGCGCCTTTGAAAAGATCACCGGGCGCGACGTGATCCGACCGGACGTTGCAGGCCTTATGGGCGCCTTCGGTGCGGCGCTGATCGCCAAGGAAAGATGGCATGAAGGCACGGAAAGCACGGTCTTAAAACTCGAAGATCTGGACACGTTCACGACGACGGTCAAGCACAGACGATGCGGCGGATGCAGCAACAACTGCCAACTCACCATCAACATCTTTGAAGACGGCAGCCGCCACGTGACGGGCAACCGCTGTGAAATCGGCGCCGGCGGGGTCCGCAACAAGGATCACATGCCGAATCTCTACCAATACAAATACAAGCGGCTTTTCGACTACGAACCCCTGCCTGAAGATCAGGCTCCGAGGGGGACCATCGGCATTCCGAGGGCGTTGAACCAGTACGAAAACTACCCGTTCTGGTTCACTTTCCTGACTTCCCTCGGCTACCGGGTGGTCCTGTCTTCAAAATCGACCCGGAAGATTTACGAAAAGGGGATGAGCAGCATTCCGTCGGAATCGGTGTGCTACCCGGCCAAACTGACCCACGGCCACATCCAGGACCTCATCGACAAAGGGGTCAAGAAGATCTGGTACCCATGCGTCGCTTACGAAGAAAAGGAATTTGACTCCGCAGACAACTGCTTCAACTGTCCCATCGTCATGTCTTATCCGGAAACGATCAAGTACAACATGGACAGCCTGAAAACGGCCCACGTCAAGTTCATGAATCCGTTTTTGTCTCTGGACAACCACAAGCGCCTCGAAGAACGCCTCACAGAAGTGTTCGCCGGCGAAGGGGTCAGCGCCGAAGAAGTGTCTGAAGCTCTGAAAAAGGCCTACGTCGAAAAATACAACGTCATCGGCGATCTGCTCCAGAAGGGCAAGGAAACGGTTCAGTGGCTGCGCCGCAACCACAAAAAGGGTATTGTCCTGGCAGGACGGCCCTATCACGTTGATCCGGAAATCAACCACGGCCTGGACAACGTCATCACGTCCCTGGGCATGGCGGTCTTGACCGAAGATTCCGTCGCGGAACTGAACCCTGAAGATAACGAACAGCCGCTGCGGGTGCTGGACCAGTGGAAATATCACAGCCGCCTGTACCGCGCCGCAGAATTTGTCACCAAACACGATGAACTGGCTCTGGTTCAGCTCACGTCCTTCGGCTGCGGGCTTGATGCGGTCACCTCAGACCAGACCCAGGAAATTCTGGAACACAAGGGCAAGATCTACACCCTGATCAAAATCGACGAAGTCAGCAACCTCGGTGCGATCCGCATCCGCCTGCGCTCCCTCAAAGCGGCGCTTCTGGAACGGGATGCCCATCACATCAAAGTGCCGGGCAAGACGTTGACGAAAAAAGTGCCGTTCACGAAAGAAATGCGGAAAAAACACACGGTGCTCTGTCCGCAGATGTCGCCGATTCATTTCGATCTCTTCTCCACGGCCATGAACGCCAGCGGCTACAATTTTGAAGTGCTGCCGGCAGTGGACCAGAAAGCCGTCGACGCTGGCCTGAGCTACGTCAACAACGACGCGTGCTATCCGAGTATTCTGACCGTCGGGCAGATCATGGCGGCCCTGAAATCCGGCAAATACGATTTGAACAACGTCTCCGTGATCATGTCTCAGACCGGCGGCCCCTGCCGCGCTTCCAACTACGTGGGCTTCATCCGCAAGGCGTTAAAAGAAGCCGGGATGGAACAGGTCCCGGTGGTTTCCATCAATACGGTGGGTCTGGAAGACAATCCGGGCTTTAAGATCACGCCGAATATGGCTCACCGCATCGTCGTGGCGGCGGTTTACGGCGATCTTTTCCAGCGGGTGCTGTACGCGACCCGTCCTTACGAAAAGGTGCCGGGCTCAGCCAACGCGCTGTACGAAAAATGGCGGGAAAAGGTGCGCCACAACATCATTCACCCCTTCGGGCGGACCTTCAAGAAAAACGTCCGGGACATTGTCCGGGAATTCGATGAGCTGCCGAGAGTGGACAAGACGATTCCAAAAGTAGGCATCGTCGGAGAAATTCTGGTCAAATACCACCCCACCGCGAACAACAATCTGGTCAAAGTGCTGGAAAAAGAAGGCTGCCAGGTTGTTTCGCCGGATATCATTGACTTTTTCCTGTATTGTTCGTACAATGCCATATATAAGCATGATGTGCTGTCTGGAAGCGCCAAGGCGAAAACGGCCAATGAACTGGTCATCAAAGTGGTGGAACATTACCGCAAAAACATGAAGCAGGCCCTCAACGAAAGCCGCCACTTCAGCGCGCCGTCGACGATTCAGAAAAAAGCGAAGAAAGCCACGGAACTCATTTCCCTGGGCAATCAGGCCGGCGAAGGCTGGTTCCTGACCTCTGAAATGATGGAACTCATTGAATCCGGCGTGGAAAATATCGTCTGCGTACAGCCCTTTGCCTGCCTGCCGAACCACGTCATGGGCAAGGGCATGATCAAACCGATACGGAGACGTTATCCTTACGCCAACATCGCGCCGATCGATTACGATCCCGGCGCTTCTGAAGTCAACCAGATCAATCGCATCAAGCTGATGGTCGATACGGCATGGAAGAACCTGGAAAAGAAAGAAAGGGGAAAAAAGGCCGAAGCGTAG